From Bombyx mori chromosome 3, ASM3026992v2, the proteins below share one genomic window:
- the LOC101740456 gene encoding transcription factor A, mitochondrial, protein MTTYTQLQRLSNYFLGNYKTVLCGRVNWITPIQSCDYTKKSAEQRLGLNKPKRPLTPFFKFMSQMRPALLAKNPGISSKEAIAWTSKHWQQLDMETKTQMAKEYQKDLEDYNKIKAMYETSLTEEQKADIKRVKEEMAQAKEKRKLKAEYKELGRPKKPMSSYFIYMQSRKDNIQGKTLKEYQETVKKDWINLPDSEKAKLEKQAQTLMDKYKKDLQAWELKMVSIGRTDLVRSKPAKEKKTKKVDSSQ, encoded by the exons atgacTACTTATACTCAATTACAGCGccttagtaattattttttaggGAATTACAAGACTGTTCTATGCGGAAG AGTAAATTGGATAACGCCAATACAATCATGTGACTATACAAAAAAATCTGCAGAGCAGAGGTTGGGCCTGAACAAGCCTAAACGACCTCTTACGCCATTCTTTAAGTTCATGTCACAAATGCGACCAGCTCTTCTTGCCAAGAACCCTGGCATATCATCCAAAGAGGCTATAGCATGGACGTCGAAACATTGGCAACAACTTGATATGGAG ACAAAAACCCAAATGGCGAAAGAATATCAGAAAGATTTGGaggattacaataaaattaaagcaaTGTATGAGACATCGTTAACAGAGGAACAAAAGGCAGATATAAAAAGAGTTAAAGAAGAAATGGCACAGGCCaaagaaaagagaaaattaAAAGCG GAATATAAGGAACTGGGCCGGCCTAAGAAACCAATGTCTTCATACTTTATATACATGCAGTCTAGAAAAGATAATATACAAGGAAAAACACTAAAGGAATATCAAGAGACAGTCAAGAAAGATTGGATAAACTTACCTGATAGTGAAAAAGCAAAACTGGAGAAGCAAGCACAAACATTAATGGATAAATATAA GAAAGATCTTCAAGCATGGGAACTAAAAATGGTTTCAATTGGTCGGACAGATCTAGTTAGATCGAAACCAGCCAAAGAGAAGAAAACCAAAAAAGTTGATAGTTCACAATAG